AGGGCTTTGAGCCGCTGCTGCTGTTGCCAATTGGTTTCGGTGCCATTCTGACCAATATTCCGATGGCCGGAATTGCGGCGGGGCCGATGCCGGGGCAGCCGGGTGGTTTTCTGTATTATTTCTACACGGTAGGCGTGGAGTCGGGCGTTTTTCCGCTGCTCATCTTTATGGGGGTCGGCGCCATGACGGACTTCGGTCCGCTATTGGCCAATCCGAAGACCGCTCTGCTGGGTGCGGCGGCGCAGTTCGGGATCTTTATTGCGCTGTTGGGTGCCATGTGGCTCGGCGGTGCATTCGGAATGTTTACGCTGCAGGATTCGGCTGCCATTGGTATCATCGGTGGTGCAGACGGCCCGACGGCCATCTTTTTGGCTTCGCGTCTTTCGCCAAACCTGCTGGGGGCGATTGCTGTCGCGGCGTACTCTTATATGGCACTGGTACCGATTATTCAGCCGCCCATTATGCGGCTGCTGACCACCCCGGAAGAGCGTGCCATTGAAATGAAGCAGCTGCGTCATGTCACCAAAACGGAAAAGATTGTCTTCCCGCTGCTGGTGTTAATTCTCTGTCTGCTGTTGCTGCCTTCGGCGACACCGCTGATCGGTATGCTGATGCTCGGCAACCTGATGAAAGAGTGTAAGGTGGTGGATCGTCTTTCGGATACCGCGCAGAATTCATTGATCAATATTGTGACAATCATGCTCGGTCTGGCGGTCGGTTCTAAGCTGGCGGCTGAAAAGTTCCTGAACGTGCAGACGCTCGGCGTACTGGCTCTGGGGCTCATTGCTTTCTGTATCGGCACGGCGGCGGGAGTTCTGCTGGCGAAGCTGATGAATAAGCTGAGCAAAGAGCAGATCAACCCGCTGATCGGTTCGGCCGGTGTTTCCGCGGTGCCGATGGCGGCGCGTGTTTCCAATAAAGTGGGTCTTGAGGCGAATCCGCAGAACTTCCTGCTGATGCATGCCATGGGGCCGAATGTGGCCGGTGTGATCGGTTCTGCTGTGGCTGCGGGGGTGTTGCTCG
This is a stretch of genomic DNA from Pontiella agarivorans. It encodes these proteins:
- a CDS encoding sodium ion-translocating decarboxylase subunit beta, which produces MPQGAGQFIMIIVGLVLIFLAIKKGFEPLLLLPIGFGAILTNIPMAGIAAGPMPGQPGGFLYYFYTVGVESGVFPLLIFMGVGAMTDFGPLLANPKTALLGAAAQFGIFIALLGAMWLGGAFGMFTLQDSAAIGIIGGADGPTAIFLASRLSPNLLGAIAVAAYSYMALVPIIQPPIMRLLTTPEERAIEMKQLRHVTKTEKIVFPLLVLILCLLLLPSATPLIGMLMLGNLMKECKVVDRLSDTAQNSLINIVTIMLGLAVGSKLAAEKFLNVQTLGVLALGLIAFCIGTAAGVLLAKLMNKLSKEQINPLIGSAGVSAVPMAARVSNKVGLEANPQNFLLMHAMGPNVAGVIGSAVAAGVLLALCG